AACTGGATCTGCTCAAGCAATCTGCGGGTCTACTGAAGTCTTCTCTGAACGACGTTCCAAAACGGATTGAAGCATTGCATAACCAAGTGCGTGAGCTTTCGCGGGAGAATGAATCCTTGCAAGCTAAGCTTAGCGCAACATTTGCTGCTGAACTAACAAGCAGTGTGAAGACGGTTGGTGCAGGTACACAGCTTCTTGCTGTTGCTGTTCAAGCAGGAAATATGGACGCTCTGCGTTCTACTGCAGATGAATTGAAATCCAAGCTCCCGGATGCTGTACTTGTTCTGGGTGCTGCCATGGACGATAAGGTGAACTTTGTTGTAGCTGTACCACAGGATCTGGTGAAGAAGGGCTTCCACGCTGGTAAGATCGTTAAAGAAGTTGCAGCAGTATGCGGTGGCGGCGGTGGCGGACGTCCAGATATGGCACAAGCTGGTGGTAAAGATGCCTCCAAGCTTGGCGAGGCACTGGCTAAAGCAGAAGAATTAGTGGCTTCCCTAGCATAAATAAAAATTACGAAACTATTTCTTAATTTAAACGTATTACGAAAAAACATAGCGGTACTGAGAGTTTGACATCAGTACCGCTACTCTTTATTAACAGGTGGTTAGATTTTCATGAATAGTTGTGCTTGACAATAGCTTAAAAGCCAAAAATATCATTATTTTTGTAGAGGAAATGCCAAAAAAAGCGTTATTCCACGCGCAGGATTTCCTCGTTGGGCTATGAATATGTTATGATAAAGGAAGCAAGTGAGCTGCACAGTAGCAACTTTGCGAAGCCGCCCTTTTAGGGTGATTTTGCAGAAGGAGAGTGTCACAAATGGACTCCATGGACAAAACGGTCAAATTCAATGTGAAGGGCGACGAAAAGGAAGCTTCTCCCCAGGAAATATTGCTCGCTGTATACGATGCACTGGTGGAGAAAGAGTATCATCCGATCAATCAGATCGTAGGGTATCTACTTTCCGGAGACCCAGCTTACATTCCGCGTCATAACAATGCGAGAAGTTTGGTCCGGAGAAAAGAACGTGATGAGCTGATTGAAGAGCTGGTTAGATTCTACCTCGTCAATCACAAGGTGGATAATCCCAGATGATGAAGAAGTTAGGATTGGATTACGGCGACCGTAGAATCGGTGTAGCCACAAGCGATGTTTTTGGATGGACGGCACAAGCTCTTGAAACGATTGAGCGCCGCGGTACTGGTAATGAGTTCGAACGTATTCGTGAACTTGTTACGGAGCACGAAATTGGAGAGATTGTAGTTGGTCTACCGAAGAATATGAACGGCTCAGTAGGACCCCGGGGCGAAATCTGCATAGAGTTCGCTGACAAGCTACGGGAGCAATTTGCAATGCCCGTACACCTTTGGGATGAGCGTCTGACGACGGTATCCGCAGAGCGGGTGCTGATTGAAGGGGACGTCAGCCGGAAGAAACGCAAAGGGATTGTGGACAAAATGGCTGCAGCCCTGATTTTGCAAAATTTTTTGGATGCTAACAGTAAAAGGTGAGGGGTGCGAGGATATGACAAACGAACAGATTGGCCAAGAGGAAGAACCGGAAATTATCTATATTCCTGATGAGGAAGGTAATGAAGAGGAATTCGAGGTCATTATGAAGTTTGAGGTTGATGGCTCGGACGCTAAGTACATGATGGTGGTTCCGCTTGATTCCGAGGACGAGGAAACCGATGAGGTTTATGCGTTCCGTTATGTGGAAGAAGGCGACGATCTTCAATTGTTCATGATCGATAATGACGAGGAGTGGGCGATTGTCGAAGAGACTTTCAACACACTGGTTGACGAGTTGGACGGAGGATCTGAGAATGACTGATGTATCCGCTGATCAAGCGGTATGGACTTCGCGGCTTAAGGAAGCCTATGGAGAAACAGTAGAACTGGAAGATGAGCAGGGCAAGTCTTCCATTTACGATATTATCGCCGAATTTGAAGTCGGTGGTATTGGCTATGCGGTGCTGAAAGGCACCGGTAAAGACGTGGAATATGAAATTCTGCGTATCGTTGTCTCTCCTGACGGACTTCCGGAACTAGAGAACATCGTGGACGATGAAGAGTGGGAAGACATCTCTGAGCTATATGATGAGATGACTTTTCCAGTGGACGATGCAGAATAAACTTTAAACATGTACGTTACATTTATGATGAGTACGGAAGAGGGCGGAGAATTCCGCGCTCTTTTTGCTTGGAATACGATCAATATAATTAAAACAACAATCATGATCATGAAATATCTATTGAATTTTAAGTAGTACACTTTTATACTTTATAGTCGGAAAGTGAGGAACCTGACTTGAAATCCGCAATCCGTACTGTGCTTATTGTTATTCTTTTGCTGGTAGCAGCAGGAGGCGGAGGCGCTTGGTACATTTGGAACGGGATGCAACCGGTAGAACCTGCAGGACCCGCCGTAACATTTACGATAGAGAAGGGCATGGGCAGCGCTGAAATTGCTGATCTGCTCGAACAAAATGGCATTATTCGGAACAGTCTTTTTTTTAAGGGATATTTGAAATGGACCAAAGAAGGTTCCAGCTTCAAAGCTGGTACTTATGTTGCTAGTCCAGGAGACACCTATGACGAGCTCATCGAGAGGTTAAACGCGGGTGATGTTGTTAAGGAAGAGACCGTAACTTTTACGATTCCGGAAGGATATACTGCTGAGCAGATTGCCAAGAAGCTTGCTGAGGCATGGAATCAGGATGCTGCTATTTTTCTCGAAATAATGGATACCGGTACGGGCTTGAAGGGAATTGATGTTCTAGGTATCCCGCAGAATAAGAACCTTCGTCATCGGCTTGAAGGGTATTTGTTCCCTGAAACGTATGAACTAGCCAAGGATAGTACGCCGCAGGAAGTTGTAGAAGCATTATTGGATCAGTTCCAGAAGAAACTGGACACGATTCCGAATTGGAAGCAAAAGCTAGAAGCACGTGGAATGACACTTCATGAGCTGTTGACAGTGGCCTCGTTAGTCGAGCGTGAGGTTGTGGTAGATAGTGAACGACCATTAGTTGCTGGCGTGATATATAACCGCTTAAAGAAAGAGCAGAAGCTGGAGATTGATGCTACGGTTCAATATTTGCTCGACAAACAGAAGGAAAGACTGTTATATAAAGATTTGGAAGTTGACAGTCCTTATAATACGTATAGAAATATTGGGCTTCCTCCGGGACCTATTAGTAACCCAGGGCTGGCCTCCATTCAGGCGGCACTTGAACCTGAGGCATCTGAGTACTACTTCTATGTGACTAAGAAAGATGGTACACAGGGCCATTTGTTTGCTAAGACCTACAAGGAACATTTAGCCAATATCGAAAAAAGTAAGCAAGAATCGAAATAAAATATTAAAATGAAGAGTGGTGCGGTTGAAATAACTGTACAAGTAGGAGGTACAACATGATTAACAAACCGGAATTGCTGGCGACAGCAGCATCCTTAGAGGAAGCTGCTGCTTTGCTGGATGCCGGAGCAGATGCATTGCTCATCGGGGATGACCGTTTTGGCATGCGTCTTGCCGGACATTTTTCTCTGGAGGATACAGCTGCTGTTGTAGAAATGGCACATGCGCGTGGCTG
This genomic stretch from Paenibacillus sp. FSL H7-0737 harbors:
- a CDS encoding IreB family regulatory phosphoprotein, which translates into the protein MDSMDKTVKFNVKGDEKEASPQEILLAVYDALVEKEYHPINQIVGYLLSGDPAYIPRHNNARSLVRRKERDELIEELVRFYLVNHKVDNPR
- the ruvX gene encoding Holliday junction resolvase RuvX codes for the protein MKKLGLDYGDRRIGVATSDVFGWTAQALETIERRGTGNEFERIRELVTEHEIGEIVVGLPKNMNGSVGPRGEICIEFADKLREQFAMPVHLWDERLTTVSAERVLIEGDVSRKKRKGIVDKMAAALILQNFLDANSKR
- a CDS encoding DUF1292 domain-containing protein: MTNEQIGQEEEPEIIYIPDEEGNEEEFEVIMKFEVDGSDAKYMMVVPLDSEDEETDEVYAFRYVEEGDDLQLFMIDNDEEWAIVEETFNTLVDELDGGSEND
- a CDS encoding DUF1292 domain-containing protein, with protein sequence MTDVSADQAVWTSRLKEAYGETVELEDEQGKSSIYDIIAEFEVGGIGYAVLKGTGKDVEYEILRIVVSPDGLPELENIVDDEEWEDISELYDEMTFPVDDAE
- the mltG gene encoding endolytic transglycosylase MltG — protein: MKSAIRTVLIVILLLVAAGGGGAWYIWNGMQPVEPAGPAVTFTIEKGMGSAEIADLLEQNGIIRNSLFFKGYLKWTKEGSSFKAGTYVASPGDTYDELIERLNAGDVVKEETVTFTIPEGYTAEQIAKKLAEAWNQDAAIFLEIMDTGTGLKGIDVLGIPQNKNLRHRLEGYLFPETYELAKDSTPQEVVEALLDQFQKKLDTIPNWKQKLEARGMTLHELLTVASLVEREVVVDSERPLVAGVIYNRLKKEQKLEIDATVQYLLDKQKERLLYKDLEVDSPYNTYRNIGLPPGPISNPGLASIQAALEPEASEYYFYVTKKDGTQGHLFAKTYKEHLANIEKSKQESK